The Halobacillus ihumii genomic sequence ATTTCTAAATCGTAACCTCGAATTCCAAGAATTCACTTTACGCAGCGTTGGAGAGCATGTTGAAGTATGGGTAGCTAATGATTTAAGCTTCCCTGAAGGCGACCCGCGTCCAGCGCCTGTAGTTACACAAGAACAGGTGGACAAGCTTGCGGCGGAATTTGATAATAATATTTATCCAGTAGCTACCGAATTCTTTGGCATGCCAGACTCCCATGATGGAACAGACGCGTTATTAGGGCCTGCAAATGGTATTCCAGAAGGGTACTATGAGGGTGCTGGTGATAAAGTGATGATTCATGTCAGCAATATTCCTGATGATAACTTTACTAACCCTGACTATCCTTTCTTTGTGGCTGGATTCTATTGGTCCACGCTTGAAATGTACATGGACCGGAATATCATTTCTATTGACACGAACAACTGGGAAGAGCGGTTAGAAAACACCTTTTTCGGTACAACGATCCATGAGTTTCAACACCTGATTCATGACGACAATGACAGTGATGAAACCACATGGTTAAATGAAGGTATGTCTACATTCTCCGAGTATCTTGGAGGGTACGGTTTAGATTCAGGATCCATCAACTTCCTGCTGGATCACCCTGAAAACTCATTAACGAACTGGGATGAGCACGTTAATGCTGCTACGGGACCTGAGACTATTGCTGATTACGGCTTAGTGCAGCTGTTTACCCTTTATAACTATGAAAGGTTTGGACAAGAGTTCATTCGCCACGTAGCTACGGATGGCACTAACAGCATCTCCAGTTTCGAACAAGCCTATAAAGATTTTGGTCTAGATGTTACATTTAATGAAGTCTATCAGGACTTCTCCACTGCCCTTGTCGTAGACGATGACAAATGGAAAGGTGGAAAATATGGCTTTGAGAACATTGATCTTCGCAAAATGCCGGTAGAAGACGGCAGTGAGCGCGGCTTTACAGTGAATTTTGAAAAAGCTAAAACCTATGAAAAAGACGGTGTACCTGCATGGGGTACAGATTTCAAAGAATTTAACTTTGCACCTAATCAAAATGTAGAAAACTTCACATTTAATGGCGTTGACTTCCTTCCATTACAATGGGAAACTGTTCAGGATCCACTCGGCAGTGACGACCAAGTATATTGGGCTGGCAAAGGTGATGAGCTCGATAACAAATTAATCTTTAATGCTGACCTTACTAGTGTCGATGAAGCTACATTAACATTTGATAACTACATTGATATTGAAGAACAATGGGATTTCGGTGTCGTACAAGTGTCTACAGATGGCGGCGAAACTTGGACTTCCCTTGCTAACGAAAATACTCGTTCAGATGTAGTTGATCAGGGGTACCCGACTATTAAGGAAAACCTGCCTGGTTTCACAGGAACATATGAGAATTATAAGGAAGAAACATTTGATCTTTCAGAATATGCAGGTGAAGAAGTGCTGATTTCCTTCCGTTACTTAACGGACTGGGGTAGCAATAATTCAGGCTGGTTCATCGATGATATCGCCATTCCTGAAATTGGTTTAAACTTTGATGGCACAAGTACAGAAGCCTTCATGTCAGAAGCTCAATTAAAAGAAAAATATGTGAACTATGGCGTGACATTCATTAAAGAGAAAAATAACGGCAAATACCAAGTCATTGAAGTCGATCCGTTCAACGTTACGGACGAGGAAGCATTAGAACTTCAACAAGCCTTCAGAAAAGGCAAAACATATATGACGACGTATTATGCTGCACCACAGGACAGCACGATCCCTGTTCCGTTTGAATACGAAGTTGAATTTAAAGAAAACAATGGAAAAGGGCCTAAGAATAAATAACACGACTCATCCATAAACCAACCAGTAATCATGCTGGTTGGTTTTTATATATTTTTATGGCATGATTTGAGTAAACAGGAATTAAGGTGATCGTATGCAGATTCGAGAACTAGAAGTTAAAGAATTACATACTGTTGCACGATGGCTGCACTCAATGAACGAGCAAGATAAACATTATGTAGCATGGCTTGCTTCAGAACCCAATGAAATTTTTGAACAAATTTGGACGTTGACTCAATTTGAAGAACCCCTTGCCTATGTTGCTTGGGACCAGAACCAAATTATCGGGTTTATAGGGATCCTTCCCTTTTTCGATCAGAAACTGGCCCGTCTACTTGGACCTTTCTCCACTCAGGAAGACTCTGAGGTAATTGAACGGCTGTGGGAAAAGACTACCCTCACCCTCCAACTGCATTTTGATGTCGTAAAAGTGGCGTGTTTTAAAACAAACGATCCCTTAGTTTCCTTTGCGGAACGGCATGATTTTTCACTTTATAACATAGAAAGAACGTTGGCCCTGCACCAGTCACATTTTTCTCCTTCAAATGAAAGGAATCCAAATATTTTTGAACTGACAGGCGAGCATCTTCATTCGCTTCAGGACCTGCATCCAGCGGGGGCTTACTACACAACGGAGGAAATGGTCGAACTGGCTAAGCGAGAGGAGAATAAACTCTTTGGCTATATCGAAGATGGCAAGCTGCTCAGCTACCTTTATTATGAGACCATTACAGCTGATGAGGGAGAGATTTGTTTTGTAAATGTCCAGCCGAATGACCGCGGTAAAGGGATTGGAACTTTGTTAATACAGCACGCCTTACAGTATGCTTTCTACGTATATGGAGTCAAAGCGGTGACACTCTCAGTCCGCAACCAAAACACACAGGCCGAACAACTTTATCAACAGTTAGGTTTTCGCGAAATCAACACGGTCTATGCCTTTGAAAAGAATCTTAGTGACTTGAATTCCCCTCCCCTCTTCCATTAATTCATGAAAAGATCCAGAGGAGCTAGAATAAGCTGTTCTGGATCTTTTCATGCTTAATCTGCCAGGAAAACTTTTAACGTTTCATCTGGTTTTATCTTGTAGTGTAATCCATTCACATGCACCTCAACGGGGCAGTCAGCATCGACCAATTTCAATCTCATATATTGTGACGTAACACAGGCTGAAATGAGCTGACCTTGTCCATGAACATGAAACGAGTAGTCACTCCACTGATCGGGAAGTTTCGGTGAAAAATGTAATCCATTCTCTTTAACTCGTAACCCGGCAAATCCGAATAAAATGGCCATAAAGCTCCCCGCCATATTAGCCATATGCAGCCCATCCTTCGTATTGCCATGCAAGTTATCCAAGTCCAGGCGTGCAGAGTCTCCAAAATAATAAAAGGCTTTTTCAAGATCACCGAGTTTAGCTGCCATGATACTGAACACACACGTGGAAAGGGATGAATCATGTGTGGTGATATTTTCATAGTAGTTATAGGAATTTCGTATGGTGTCAAAGTCCTGTTCATCTTCAAGTAAAAAATGGGCCAGCACAGTGTCGGCCTGTTTACATACTTGATAACGATAAAGAGTAAGCGGATGATAATGAAGCAGTAAAGGGAATTGGTCTGCTGACGTACCTCCTATATCCCACACGGCCTTATTTAGAAAGGTGTCATCTTGTGGGTTGATTCCAAATTGTTTGTCATAAGGTAAATACATGACCGCAGCAGCTTGCTTAAATTGCTCAAGTTCTTCCTTAGTAAGGGATAGGGACTCAGCGAGATCCGTCACCCTTTTTGAATCTCGCTTTCTGGCAATTCGGTATGCTTTTACTGCCCATACTAAATTATGCTTAGCCATCACGTTCGTATAATAATTATTATTTACGATTGCCGTGTATTCATCCGGGCCTGTGACATTATCGATCGAGAATCCATTTTTATTAAAGTGACCAACATCCATCCACAGTCTGGCTGTTTCTACTAACAACTCGACACCATAATCTAACAAAAAGTCTGTATCCCCAGTAGCATGATAATATTGAATATAACTATAAGCAATGTCCGCACTTATATGGTACTGTGCCGTTCCTGCCGGGAAGTAAGAGGAACACTCCTTACCGCTGATCGTTCTCCATGGGAACAGAGCTCCTTGTTGATGTCCCATTTCAACAGCCCGGTCCTTCGCATGGTTCAGAATGGAATAGCGATAGATTAATAGTCTCTTTGCTAAATCAGGAGCAATCATAAGAAAGACTGGGAACATGTAAATTTCCGTATCCCAGAAGTAATGACCCTCATAGCCTTCCCCTGATAATCCCTTAGCCGAAATATTGCTGTATGAATCTCTCCCTACTGATTGCAGAAGATGAAAAAGGTTAAACCGCAATCCTTCTTGAAGTCTGTGGTCACCGCTGACACGAACATCTCCATGCTGCCAGAACTTCTGCATATATTCTCTTTGCTCGTGGAAAATTTCATCATCCGACCATTCATCAAGAGAATGCTGAAGCCCAATAGCCGCCTCGTATAAATCTTCTTCATGCCTTAAGGAATCTACAAAAACAGTACGCTTAGTAAGAGAGAGAGGAACAGACTTTTCCGCATCCCACACATAATTAAACAGCAGCTGTTTGGAATGATCATCTTCTAAGACTGTTACATCTGCAGAATCTGTATAATGCCTTGTCACACACCCTGTTCGTAAGCGGGATACCTCGGCTTGACTTTCTATATAGCCGTCCCCTTCATTCAGTAGTAACTTGCTAAGGTGAAGCCGCTTTGCCTCCCCCGCAGCCACGCGTGGATCCTCTTTATTTGCGTAGTTTTCCACATCCCCATTAATGCTAGAAACAACCTTCAGCTTGCCTGAAAAATTAACAGGTATCAGATTCAACTTGATCATAAATAGTTCGCGATGAACAAAAGAAACAAGCCGTTCAAAACGGATATTTAACTCTTTCCCGAGCGGGGATTTCCAATGAATCTCCCGAATGGTGCATCCTTCATCCAATAATAGCTTTCTGGAATAATCAAGAACCTGACCCTGATCGAGTGCATATAACTCTTCTTCCTCACCTACATAGATTTGTATCGATTGAGTATCATGAACATTTAACATTTTTTGCTGCGTGTCCGGAAACCCATACAACTTCTCTCCATAAGGAATGTCAATAATATCGTGAAACGCATTGATATACGTCCCCCTGATTGTCGGGAAACCCTCAGGATAGCCTTCTTCAAAGTTGCCTCTAACACCAAGATAGCCATTACCCAGGAAGAACAAGCTCTCCTCATTTATTAATTCTTCAACCCTCAACCTGTTACGTTTAATGTGCCAGCCCATAAATTAACCTCCTTTTATATGCGTTTATTCTTTTACACCGCCGCTCGTCAGCCCAGAGACAATCTGCTTCTGGAAAAACAGGACGATTAATAGTGTAGGTATCGTAACGATGATTGTAGCAGCAGCTACCTGCCCCCAAAGAATTTCGAATTGTGTCCGCAAGAACGAGATGGCCACAGGTACAGTATGGTAAGCCGCATCCGAGTTAATCGTTATCGCAAGCACAAATTCATTCCAGGCTGTTATAAACACAATGATGGCTGTTGTAAAAACTCCCGGCGCCGCCAATGGAAATACAATTTTGAATAATGTTTGGAAGCGATTGGCGCCATCCATTTTCGCAGATTCTTCTAGAGCAATGGGAATTTGGTTAAAGTGCGTCACTAAGATCCATACGGCCATCGGAAGAGTGATCGAAGAGTAAGGTAATGTAATCCAATAGCTATTCGTCCAGCCCAGATCCACAAATAAATTATAAATCGGGCCAATCACGATCATTTGGGGAAACATAGATACCGCAAGGACTACACCCAATAATAAGTTTTTCCCGAAAAATTCAAACCTTGAAATAGCATAGGAGGCCAGTGTCGCAACAAACACGATATAAATGGTCGTAACACCTGAAACGACTAGACTATTCCAAACCGCATTCAGAATACCCTTCTCAAGTATCACATTGGCATAATGCTCAATGGTCGGATTCTCTGGAATAATTCGAAAAGGATGATTGCCAAAAATTTCACCTGTACTCTTAAAGGAGGTGATTAGAATCCATAGAAAGGGAAATACGACAACAACGAGGTAAAAACAAAGAATTAATACGAAAACCAGTTTCTTCTTAGATGATGTCGAGCCAGAACGGTTTGCCATGTTCATTAACCTCCCTTAATTTTTTTCCATCACATTTGCACCAAGAATTTTCACATAGATGGTTGCAATAATAGCCACGCAAACGAACATAATCATGACGATCACGGACCCGTAGCCAAAGTTTGTCTGGGCAAACATAACTTTATAGGAATAGATGGATAGAGTTTCAGTAGAACCGCCTGGACCGCCCCCGGTTAATACGTAAATGAGATCAAACACACGAAATGCATCGAGAGTTCTAAATAAAAGAGCTACAAGAATAGCCGGTTTTAATAGCGGCAGTGTAATTCTAAAGAATTGTTGTCCTTTATCGGCCCCATCAATGGACCCCGCTTCATATAGCGAGTTCGGAATCGTCTGTAAGCCAGCAAGTAATAACAATGCCATATAGGGCGTCGTTTTCCACACGTCGGCTAATATCGCTGCCGTCATGGCTCCTCCTGAAGTAAGTAAAAGATCTGTCGGTTCGTTAATCAATCCTATAGAAGCAAACATTTGAGCTACAATGCCAGCTGTGCCGTCATATAAATAACTCCACATAAGGGCAGCAACAGCTGTTGGGATGGCCCATGGTATGAGGGATGAAGTTCGGATAAATCCCTGACCCCTCATTGATTTATTCATAATCAGGGCCATTCCAAGACCAAGTACCAGCTCAAGAGCCACTGAGGAAAATGTAAAAATCAGTGTATTTTTTAAAGCAACCCAAACGAAGTCATCCTGAAAAGCTTTTTTATAATTCGCAAGACCCACAAAATTGGACTCAATCATGCTTCGGTCTATGTCATTGACGATTTTGGGAAGATTTTTTTC encodes the following:
- a CDS encoding immune inhibitor A domain-containing protein; translated protein: MKNKMTALLSVGALTLSLLAPAASNVSAQSESSTDYSNWNVERYGDRIDIDGKLERKSQSEEFQKRAAEKIKEAAKEVNFNETQASSEGNSKTVSVEGETKQFLNRNLEFQEFTLRSVGEHVEVWVANDLSFPEGDPRPAPVVTQEQVDKLAAEFDNNIYPVATEFFGMPDSHDGTDALLGPANGIPEGYYEGAGDKVMIHVSNIPDDNFTNPDYPFFVAGFYWSTLEMYMDRNIISIDTNNWEERLENTFFGTTIHEFQHLIHDDNDSDETTWLNEGMSTFSEYLGGYGLDSGSINFLLDHPENSLTNWDEHVNAATGPETIADYGLVQLFTLYNYERFGQEFIRHVATDGTNSISSFEQAYKDFGLDVTFNEVYQDFSTALVVDDDKWKGGKYGFENIDLRKMPVEDGSERGFTVNFEKAKTYEKDGVPAWGTDFKEFNFAPNQNVENFTFNGVDFLPLQWETVQDPLGSDDQVYWAGKGDELDNKLIFNADLTSVDEATLTFDNYIDIEEQWDFGVVQVSTDGGETWTSLANENTRSDVVDQGYPTIKENLPGFTGTYENYKEETFDLSEYAGEEVLISFRYLTDWGSNNSGWFIDDIAIPEIGLNFDGTSTEAFMSEAQLKEKYVNYGVTFIKEKNNGKYQVIEVDPFNVTDEEALELQQAFRKGKTYMTTYYAAPQDSTIPVPFEYEVEFKENNGKGPKNK
- a CDS encoding GNAT family N-acetyltransferase — translated: MQIRELEVKELHTVARWLHSMNEQDKHYVAWLASEPNEIFEQIWTLTQFEEPLAYVAWDQNQIIGFIGILPFFDQKLARLLGPFSTQEDSEVIERLWEKTTLTLQLHFDVVKVACFKTNDPLVSFAERHDFSLYNIERTLALHQSHFSPSNERNPNIFELTGEHLHSLQDLHPAGAYYTTEEMVELAKREENKLFGYIEDGKLLSYLYYETITADEGEICFVNVQPNDRGKGIGTLLIQHALQYAFYVYGVKAVTLSVRNQNTQAEQLYQQLGFREINTVYAFEKNLSDLNSPPLFH
- a CDS encoding glycoside hydrolase family 65 protein, with translation MGWHIKRNRLRVEELINEESLFFLGNGYLGVRGNFEEGYPEGFPTIRGTYINAFHDIIDIPYGEKLYGFPDTQQKMLNVHDTQSIQIYVGEEEELYALDQGQVLDYSRKLLLDEGCTIREIHWKSPLGKELNIRFERLVSFVHRELFMIKLNLIPVNFSGKLKVVSSINGDVENYANKEDPRVAAGEAKRLHLSKLLLNEGDGYIESQAEVSRLRTGCVTRHYTDSADVTVLEDDHSKQLLFNYVWDAEKSVPLSLTKRTVFVDSLRHEEDLYEAAIGLQHSLDEWSDDEIFHEQREYMQKFWQHGDVRVSGDHRLQEGLRFNLFHLLQSVGRDSYSNISAKGLSGEGYEGHYFWDTEIYMFPVFLMIAPDLAKRLLIYRYSILNHAKDRAVEMGHQQGALFPWRTISGKECSSYFPAGTAQYHISADIAYSYIQYYHATGDTDFLLDYGVELLVETARLWMDVGHFNKNGFSIDNVTGPDEYTAIVNNNYYTNVMAKHNLVWAVKAYRIARKRDSKRVTDLAESLSLTKEELEQFKQAAAVMYLPYDKQFGINPQDDTFLNKAVWDIGGTSADQFPLLLHYHPLTLYRYQVCKQADTVLAHFLLEDEQDFDTIRNSYNYYENITTHDSSLSTCVFSIMAAKLGDLEKAFYYFGDSARLDLDNLHGNTKDGLHMANMAGSFMAILFGFAGLRVKENGLHFSPKLPDQWSDYSFHVHGQGQLISACVTSQYMRLKLVDADCPVEVHVNGLHYKIKPDETLKVFLAD
- a CDS encoding carbohydrate ABC transporter permease, producing the protein MANRSGSTSSKKKLVFVLILCFYLVVVVFPFLWILITSFKSTGEIFGNHPFRIIPENPTIEHYANVILEKGILNAVWNSLVVSGVTTIYIVFVATLASYAISRFEFFGKNLLLGVVLAVSMFPQMIVIGPIYNLFVDLGWTNSYWITLPYSSITLPMAVWILVTHFNQIPIALEESAKMDGANRFQTLFKIVFPLAAPGVFTTAIIVFITAWNEFVLAITINSDAAYHTVPVAISFLRTQFEILWGQVAAATIIVTIPTLLIVLFFQKQIVSGLTSGGVKE
- a CDS encoding carbohydrate ABC transporter permease, with translation MKKMGFRGSFFIIPILILIAVFSVWPVVQSFTYTFFDYQLNDRTKSGLYLNERFNVELYNESSTYVNLFLERDMPNITDSEDAAEVKELLSRLDQLDTEFEGKSGVVNINEEVKNKVESFYEDAKELVASLSEKYELQNEKNLPKIVNDIDRSMIESNFVGLANYKKAFQDDFVWVALKNTLIFTFSSVALELVLGLGMALIMNKSMRGQGFIRTSSLIPWAIPTAVAALMWSYLYDGTAGIVAQMFASIGLINEPTDLLLTSGGAMTAAILADVWKTTPYMALLLLAGLQTIPNSLYEAGSIDGADKGQQFFRITLPLLKPAILVALLFRTLDAFRVFDLIYVLTGGGPGGSTETLSIYSYKVMFAQTNFGYGSVIVMIMFVCVAIIATIYVKILGANVMEKN